A single Pseudomonas putida DNA region contains:
- a CDS encoding LysR family transcriptional regulator yields MSKRLVPSMTALQCFEAAARHLSFTRAAEELHLTQSAVSKQVAQLEEMLRHHLFLRIRRRLQLTPAGSLYLAEVNKILTQVDMSSRYVLTYGEQTEILKVATQPSFGVRWLIPHLKGFGKRHGNIHLDIRNEMEPFALLQGSADVVFFYGQGTWPGATCIELFGEEVVPVCAPELLAGRALGDAGELAAMVLLQSTSRPEAWHEWFLELGLHSVSAYHGPRFDTFYMALSAAQAGCGVALVPRYLVAKELAEGSLVIAWNHAMPSAGKHYLAYAEHAAEVPKVRALVEWIREQLLV; encoded by the coding sequence ATGTCCAAACGCCTGGTGCCCTCCATGACCGCCCTGCAGTGCTTCGAAGCTGCAGCCCGTCACCTGAGCTTTACCCGTGCCGCCGAAGAGTTGCACCTGACCCAGAGTGCCGTCAGCAAGCAGGTGGCGCAGCTTGAAGAGATGCTGCGCCACCACCTGTTCCTGCGTATCCGCAGGCGCCTGCAACTTACGCCCGCTGGCAGCCTGTACCTGGCAGAGGTCAACAAGATCCTCACCCAGGTCGACATGTCCAGCCGCTACGTGCTCACCTATGGCGAGCAGACCGAGATATTGAAAGTAGCCACTCAACCGAGTTTTGGCGTGCGCTGGCTGATCCCTCACCTCAAGGGTTTTGGCAAACGCCACGGGAACATCCACCTCGACATCCGCAACGAAATGGAGCCATTCGCCCTGCTGCAAGGCTCGGCGGATGTGGTGTTCTTCTATGGCCAGGGCACCTGGCCGGGGGCCACCTGTATCGAGCTGTTCGGCGAAGAGGTGGTGCCGGTGTGTGCGCCGGAGCTGCTGGCCGGGCGCGCGCTGGGGGATGCGGGTGAGTTGGCGGCCATGGTGCTGCTGCAGAGCACTTCGCGGCCGGAGGCCTGGCACGAGTGGTTCCTGGAGCTGGGATTGCACAGCGTCAGCGCTTACCACGGGCCGCGCTTCGATACGTTCTATATGGCGTTGAGCGCGGCGCAGGCCGGGTGTGGGGTGGCGTTGGTGCCGCGGTACCTGGTGGCGAAGGAGTTGGCTGAGGGCAGTTTGGTCATTGCGTGGAACCATGCGATGCCTAGTGCTGGGAAGCATTATCTGGCGTATGCCGAGCATGCCGCAGAAGTACCTAAAGTCAGGGCATTGGTGGAATGGATTCGCGAGCAGCTTTTGGTTTGA
- a CDS encoding alpha/beta fold hydrolase → MTTLVTRDGTSIYYKDWGSGKPVLFSHGWPLDADMWDSQMEFLASRGYRAIAFDRRGFGRSSQPWSGYDYDTFADDIAQLIEHLDLRDVTLVGFSMGGGDVSRYIARHGSERVAGLVLLGAVTPVFGKRDDNPEGVDLSVFEGIRAGLRTDRAQFIADFAAPFYGINHGQQVSQGVQAQTLNIALMASIKGTLDCVTAFAETDFRPDMAKIDVPTLVIHGDDDQIVPFETTGKQAAELIRGAELKVYAGAPHGFAVTHAQQLNEDLLAFLQK, encoded by the coding sequence ATGACCACTCTCGTTACCCGCGACGGCACTTCGATCTACTACAAGGACTGGGGCAGCGGCAAACCAGTGCTGTTCAGCCACGGCTGGCCACTGGATGCCGACATGTGGGATTCGCAGATGGAGTTCCTGGCCAGCCGCGGTTACCGCGCCATCGCCTTCGACCGCCGAGGTTTCGGTCGTTCCAGCCAGCCGTGGAGCGGTTACGACTACGACACCTTCGCCGACGACATCGCCCAGCTGATCGAGCACCTCGACCTGCGTGACGTGACCTTGGTGGGCTTCTCGATGGGGGGCGGTGATGTCAGCCGCTACATCGCCCGCCACGGCAGCGAGCGGGTGGCCGGGTTGGTGCTGCTGGGCGCGGTGACGCCGGTATTCGGCAAGCGCGACGACAACCCCGAGGGTGTCGATCTGTCGGTATTCGAAGGCATTCGTGCTGGCCTGCGTACTGACCGTGCGCAGTTCATTGCCGATTTCGCTGCGCCGTTCTATGGCATCAACCATGGGCAGCAGGTGTCCCAGGGGGTGCAGGCCCAGACCCTGAACATTGCGCTGATGGCCTCGATCAAGGGCACCCTGGATTGCGTGACCGCGTTTGCGGAGACCGACTTCCGCCCGGACATGGCCAAGATCGATGTGCCGACCCTGGTGATACACGGCGATGACGACCAGATCGTGCCGTTCGAGACCACCGGCAAGCAGGCTGCGGAGCTGATTCGTGGGGCTGAGCTGAAGGTGTATGCCGGCGCGCCGCACGGGTTTGCGGTGACTCATGCCCAGCAGCTGAATGAGGATTTGCTGGCGTTCTTGCAGAAGTAA
- a CDS encoding aldehyde dehydrogenase family protein, translating into MVAGLLERLGVAAEVYTQGDYPVHTPIDGSQIASVKLLGKAETIARIDQAQSAFEAWRSVPAPRRGELVRLFGEVLREHKADLGELVSIEAGKITQEGLGEVQEMIDICDFAVGLSRQLYGLTIASERPGHHMRETWHPLGVVGVISAFNFPVAVWAWNTALALVAGNSVVWKPSEKTPLTALACQALFDKALKAFGEAPAGLAQLVIGGREAGEAMVDDPRVPLVSATGSTRMGREVGPRVAARFGRSILELGGNNAMILAPSADLDLAVRGILFSAVGTAGQRCTTLRRLIVHRSIKDEVVARVKAAYGKVRIGDPRKDNLVGPLIDKQSFDAMQGALAKARDEGGQVFGGERQLAEQYPNAYYVSPAIAEMPAQSDVVRHETFAPILYVLAYDDFEEALRLNNEVPQGLSSCIFTTDIREAERFQSASGSDCGIANVNIGTSGAEIGGAFGGEKETGGGRESGSDAWKGYMRRQTNTVNYSRELPLAQGIVFD; encoded by the coding sequence ATGGTTGCTGGATTGCTCGAGCGCCTTGGCGTTGCCGCCGAGGTTTACACCCAGGGCGACTACCCTGTTCACACGCCGATCGACGGCAGCCAGATCGCCTCGGTGAAATTGCTCGGCAAGGCCGAGACCATTGCCCGCATCGATCAGGCCCAGAGCGCCTTCGAAGCCTGGCGCAGCGTGCCGGCCCCGCGCCGTGGCGAGCTGGTGCGCCTGTTCGGTGAAGTGCTGCGTGAGCACAAGGCCGACCTCGGCGAGCTGGTTTCGATCGAAGCCGGCAAGATCACCCAGGAAGGCCTGGGCGAAGTGCAGGAAATGATCGACATCTGCGACTTTGCCGTTGGCCTGTCGCGTCAGCTTTACGGCCTGACCATCGCTTCCGAGCGCCCGGGCCACCACATGCGTGAAACCTGGCACCCGCTGGGCGTGGTCGGCGTGATCAGCGCCTTCAACTTCCCGGTTGCCGTATGGGCCTGGAACACCGCGCTGGCGCTGGTAGCCGGCAACTCGGTGGTGTGGAAACCGTCCGAGAAGACCCCGCTGACCGCCCTGGCTTGCCAGGCGCTGTTCGACAAGGCCCTGAAGGCCTTCGGTGAAGCCCCGGCTGGCCTGGCGCAACTGGTGATCGGCGGCCGCGAAGCCGGCGAAGCCATGGTCGACGACCCACGCGTACCGCTGGTCAGCGCCACCGGCAGTACCCGCATGGGCCGCGAAGTCGGCCCGCGCGTTGCGGCCCGTTTCGGTCGCAGCATCCTCGAGCTGGGTGGCAACAACGCCATGATCCTGGCCCCAAGCGCCGACCTCGACCTGGCCGTGCGCGGCATTCTGTTCTCTGCTGTCGGCACCGCTGGCCAGCGCTGCACCACCCTGCGTCGCCTGATCGTGCACCGCTCGATCAAGGACGAAGTGGTTGCCCGCGTCAAAGCCGCCTACGGCAAAGTGCGCATCGGTGACCCACGCAAGGACAACCTGGTCGGCCCGCTGATCGACAAGCAGTCGTTCGATGCCATGCAGGGTGCACTGGCCAAGGCCCGTGATGAAGGTGGCCAAGTGTTTGGTGGTGAGCGCCAGCTGGCCGAGCAGTATCCGAACGCCTACTACGTGTCGCCTGCCATTGCTGAAATGCCGGCCCAGAGCGACGTGGTGCGCCATGAAACCTTCGCGCCAATCCTCTACGTGCTGGCCTACGACGACTTCGAAGAGGCCCTGCGCCTGAACAACGAAGTGCCACAAGGCTTGTCGTCGTGCATCTTCACCACTGACATTCGTGAAGCCGAGCGCTTCCAGAGTGCTTCGGGCAGCGACTGCGGTATCGCCAACGTCAACATCGGCACCAGCGGCGCCGAGATCGGCGGGGCGTTCGGTGGCGAGAAGGAGACTGGCGGTGGTCGTGAGTCTGGTTCCGATGCCTGGAAAGGCTACATGCGTCGCCAGACCAACACTGTGAACTACTCGCGCGAGCTGCCGCTGGCGCAGGGTATCGTGTTCGACTGA
- a CDS encoding VOC family protein, whose protein sequence is MPAHDFVSPDSIRAQFSAAMSLMYKQEVPLYGTLLELVSEINQQVMAEQPKVAEALRWTGEIERLDQERHGAIRVGTAEELATIARLFAVMGMAPVGYYDLSSAGVPVHSTAFRAVHEQSLHVSPFRVFTSLLRLELIDNLPLRELAQGILAKRKIFTPRALELITQSERDGGLNAADADEFVREALHTFRWHQDATVTAEQYQQLHDQHRLIADVVAFKGPHINHLTPRTLDIDAIQVGMPAKGIPPKAVVEGPPTRRHPILLRQTSFKALQEKVAFSDHQGSHTARFGEIEQRGAALTPKGRQLYDKLLDATRAALGGAPAEANAERYMALLQASFAEFPDDLAQMREQGLAYFRYFATEKGLAAREQADRPTTLEGLIAAGHVHFEALVYEDFLPVSAAGIFQSNLGDEGQAEYGSNANRGAFEAALGLQVQDELALYAQSERRSLQACAQALNLGSM, encoded by the coding sequence ATGCCCGCCCACGATTTCGTCAGCCCAGACAGCATCCGCGCGCAGTTCTCTGCCGCCATGTCGCTCATGTACAAACAGGAAGTGCCGCTGTACGGCACGCTGCTTGAGCTGGTGAGCGAAATCAACCAGCAAGTCATGGCAGAGCAGCCCAAAGTGGCCGAGGCCCTGCGCTGGACCGGCGAAATCGAGCGCCTGGACCAGGAGCGCCACGGTGCCATCCGCGTCGGCACTGCCGAAGAGCTGGCAACCATCGCCCGCCTGTTCGCGGTGATGGGCATGGCGCCGGTCGGCTATTACGACCTAAGCTCTGCCGGCGTGCCGGTGCACTCCACCGCGTTCCGCGCCGTGCACGAGCAGTCGCTGCATGTCAGCCCGTTCCGCGTGTTCACCTCGTTGCTGCGCCTGGAGCTGATCGACAACCTGCCGCTGCGTGAGCTGGCCCAAGGCATTCTGGCCAAGCGCAAGATCTTCACCCCGCGCGCGCTGGAGCTGATCACCCAATCCGAGCGTGATGGCGGCCTGAACGCAGCCGATGCCGACGAATTCGTCCGCGAGGCCCTGCACACCTTCCGCTGGCACCAGGACGCCACGGTCACTGCCGAGCAGTATCAGCAGCTGCACGACCAGCACCGCCTGATTGCCGACGTGGTGGCTTTCAAAGGCCCGCACATCAATCACCTGACCCCACGCACCCTGGACATTGACGCGATCCAGGTGGGCATGCCGGCCAAGGGCATCCCGCCCAAAGCCGTGGTCGAAGGCCCGCCTACCCGTCGCCACCCGATCCTGCTGCGCCAGACCAGCTTCAAGGCACTGCAGGAGAAGGTTGCGTTCAGCGATCACCAGGGTAGCCACACTGCACGTTTCGGCGAGATCGAACAGCGCGGCGCGGCGCTAACGCCCAAGGGGCGCCAGCTGTACGACAAGCTGCTGGACGCCACCCGAGCCGCCCTGGGTGGCGCGCCGGCCGAGGCCAATGCCGAGCGCTACATGGCACTGCTGCAGGCAAGCTTCGCCGAATTCCCGGATGACCTCGCACAGATGCGTGAGCAAGGGTTGGCGTACTTCCGTTACTTCGCCACCGAGAAAGGCCTGGCGGCACGTGAGCAAGCGGATCGCCCAACAACGCTGGAAGGCCTGATCGCGGCAGGCCATGTGCACTTCGAGGCGCTGGTGTACGAGGATTTCCTGCCGGTGAGTGCGGCGGGGATCTTCCAGTCGAATCTGGGCGATGAAGGCCAGGCGGAGTATGGCAGCAACGCCAACCGTGGGGCTTTCGAAGCAGCGCTGGGGTTGCAGGTGCAGGATGAGCTGGCGCTGTATGCGCAGAGCGAGCGGCGTTCGTTGCAGGCCTGTGCCCAGGCGTTGAACCTCGGCTCGATGTAA
- the ycaC gene encoding isochorismate family cysteine hydrolase YcaC encodes MTPFKYNRLNKDDAAVLLVDHQAGLLSLVRDIEPDAFKNNVLALADLAKFFNLPTILTTSFEQGPNGPLVPELKELFPDAPYIARPGQINAWDNEDFVKAVKATGKKQLIIAGVVTEVCVAFPALAALEEEFEVFVVTDASGTFNAMTRDAAHDRMSQAGAQLMTWFGVACELHRDWRNDIEGLAALCSNHIPDYRNLMTSYNAFNANK; translated from the coding sequence ATGACCCCATTCAAATACAACCGCCTGAACAAAGACGACGCTGCCGTGCTGCTGGTCGACCACCAGGCTGGCCTGCTGTCCCTGGTCCGCGACATCGAGCCGGACGCGTTCAAGAACAACGTGCTGGCCCTAGCGGACCTGGCCAAGTTCTTCAACCTGCCGACCATCCTCACCACCAGTTTCGAGCAAGGCCCCAACGGCCCCCTGGTGCCAGAGCTGAAAGAACTGTTCCCGGACGCCCCGTACATTGCCCGCCCTGGCCAGATCAACGCCTGGGACAACGAAGACTTCGTCAAGGCAGTGAAGGCCACCGGCAAGAAACAGCTGATCATCGCCGGTGTGGTAACCGAGGTGTGTGTAGCTTTCCCGGCGCTGGCGGCCCTGGAAGAAGAGTTCGAAGTGTTCGTGGTGACCGATGCTTCCGGCACCTTCAACGCCATGACCCGCGACGCCGCCCACGACCGCATGAGCCAGGCCGGCGCGCAACTGATGACCTGGTTCGGCGTGGCCTGTGAGCTGCACCGCGACTGGCGCAACGACATCGAAGGCCTGGCCGCGCTGTGCTCCAACCACATCCCGGACTACCGCAACCTGATGACCAGCTACAACGCCTTCAACGCCAACAAGTAA
- a CDS encoding antibiotic biosynthesis monooxygenase, producing MNTAFQDNRNVVTLVIQHKPRAESLAAYEEWLKRTVSTARRQPGHLDVNVIRPDEGGLHFTTVVRFADAGLLQAWVNSAERQALVNEVLPLLDGGDHTQVHDDPEFWFTPPSVNAAQPPRWKQALLTYLVICPMTMVIPQLLAPLFARFPQLGGPISGNLIVNLFVILPVVFYIMPWVTRRCANWLRG from the coding sequence ATGAACACCGCATTCCAAGACAACCGCAACGTGGTGACCCTGGTCATCCAGCACAAGCCCCGCGCCGAGTCGCTGGCGGCCTACGAAGAGTGGCTCAAGCGCACGGTAAGCACCGCGCGCCGCCAGCCAGGGCACCTGGACGTCAACGTCATCCGCCCTGACGAAGGCGGGCTGCATTTCACCACCGTGGTGCGCTTCGCCGACGCCGGGCTGTTGCAGGCCTGGGTCAACTCGGCCGAACGCCAGGCGTTGGTCAACGAAGTACTGCCATTGCTCGACGGCGGTGACCACACCCAGGTGCACGATGACCCGGAGTTCTGGTTCACCCCGCCAAGCGTCAACGCGGCGCAACCGCCGCGCTGGAAACAGGCGCTGCTGACCTACCTGGTGATCTGCCCGATGACTATGGTCATCCCGCAACTGCTGGCGCCGTTGTTCGCGCGCTTCCCGCAGTTGGGTGGCCCGATCAGCGGCAACCTGATCGTCAACCTGTTCGTCATCCTGCCCGTGGTGTTCTACATCATGCCTTGGGTAACCCGCCGCTGCGCCAACTGGCTGCGGGGCTGA
- a CDS encoding NAD(P)/FAD-dependent oxidoreductase encodes MSELRQQCLWEHVSQPTVASQALAGEHKADVCVIGGGITGLSAAIHLLEQGKSVILLEAWKIGHGGSGRNVGLVNAGTWIRPDDVEATLGQKQGSRLNKVLGEAPAEVFAMIERLGIDCQAQHKGTLHMAHNATGIADLEARHEQWRRRGADVELLTGSQCQEYCGTDKISAALLDRRAGTINPMGYTQGLAAAVVRLGGKLFQQSSVEGLERDGDAWRVKTARGSVRADKVVISTGAYTEGDWSNLQKQFFRGYYYQVASKPLHGAAADKVLPHGQGSWDTRTVLSSIRRDDQGRLLLGSLGRVDNKPAWFVRSWADRIQSHYYPELGKVEWEMHWTGCIDFTPDHLMRLFEPAPGLVAVTGYNGRGNTTGTVIGRAFAEFLLKGEADSLPIPFSPMKGVSAPSLRTAFYESGFSLYHAGQCLRVVL; translated from the coding sequence ATGTCCGAACTGCGTCAACAATGCTTGTGGGAACACGTCAGCCAACCGACTGTCGCCAGCCAGGCCCTGGCCGGTGAACACAAGGCCGATGTCTGCGTGATCGGCGGCGGCATCACCGGCCTGTCGGCGGCCATCCACCTGCTCGAGCAGGGCAAGTCGGTGATCCTGCTGGAGGCCTGGAAGATCGGCCACGGCGGCTCCGGGCGCAACGTCGGGCTGGTCAACGCTGGCACCTGGATCCGCCCCGATGATGTCGAGGCGACCCTTGGCCAGAAGCAGGGCAGCCGCCTGAACAAGGTGCTCGGCGAGGCCCCGGCAGAAGTGTTCGCCATGATCGAACGCCTCGGCATCGACTGCCAGGCTCAGCACAAAGGCACGCTGCACATGGCGCACAACGCCACCGGTATCGCCGACCTTGAAGCCCGCCACGAGCAATGGCGCCGCCGCGGGGCCGACGTCGAGTTGCTGACCGGCAGCCAGTGCCAGGAGTACTGCGGTACCGACAAGATTTCCGCCGCGCTGCTCGACCGCCGCGCCGGCACCATCAACCCCATGGGTTACACCCAGGGCCTGGCCGCCGCCGTGGTGCGCCTGGGTGGCAAGCTGTTCCAGCAATCCTCGGTCGAGGGCCTTGAGCGTGACGGCGATGCCTGGCGGGTGAAGACCGCCCGTGGTTCGGTACGCGCCGACAAGGTGGTAATTTCCACTGGCGCCTACACCGAAGGCGACTGGAGCAACCTGCAGAAGCAGTTCTTCCGCGGCTACTACTACCAGGTGGCGTCCAAGCCGCTGCACGGCGCGGCAGCCGACAAGGTGCTGCCGCACGGCCAGGGCTCGTGGGACACCCGTACCGTGCTCAGCAGCATCCGCCGCGACGATCAGGGCCGCTTGCTGCTGGGCAGCCTCGGCCGGGTCGACAACAAGCCGGCCTGGTTCGTGCGCAGCTGGGCCGACCGGATCCAGAGCCATTACTACCCGGAGTTGGGCAAGGTCGAGTGGGAAATGCACTGGACTGGCTGCATCGACTTCACCCCGGACCACCTGATGCGGCTGTTCGAGCCAGCGCCGGGGCTGGTGGCGGTGACCGGCTATAACGGTCGTGGCAACACCACCGGGACCGTGATTGGCCGGGCGTTTGCCGAGTTTCTGCTGAAGGGGGAGGCGGACAGCCTGCCGATTCCGTTCTCGCCGATGAAGGGCGTGAGCGCGCCTTCTTTGCGCACCGCGTTCTATGAGTCCGGCTTCTCGCTGTATCACGCCGGGCAATGCTTGAGAGTTGTGCTGTAA
- a CDS encoding mechanosensitive ion channel family protein — MLAFIQSSPLLLGTALILLDLVLWQLIPIQRRAWRIGTRLVIFLLFSSVLVAAGMSPLQPPPWPDDVSRNLIATVLTIGWWLFGARTVTVVFGLLLVARGSHGGRLLQDVLGALIFLAAVVAAAGYVLQLPVKGLLATSGVMAIVIGLALQSTLADVFSGIVLNTTRPYQIGDSISIDGTEGKVLDIDWRATRLLTGSGSLAVIPNSVAAKARLLNHSRPADVNGVSICVVVPAKVRPRRVFDALEKALQGTSAILASPKPKVTVKASTLESVEYEASGFIADMGGKTDARNQLFDLAHRHLEASGVMWNVDLAVPPRSRQREVLDEVRVFRSLSAEERDALSQRMTAVEYLADQVILEVGEQSDHLLVIGSGVVSASVRDGDKLLEAGRMGPGEVLGIEGIIDEDDSLAEFRTLTSCVLYRIDKAQVKSCLEQRGEVQTALSKLQRFRRQNRESLLLQKPVSIKKGGFLSWLHK; from the coding sequence ATGCTGGCGTTCATCCAGTCGTCCCCGTTGTTGCTCGGTACAGCCCTGATCCTGCTCGACCTCGTGCTCTGGCAACTGATCCCGATCCAGCGCCGGGCCTGGCGTATTGGCACGCGACTGGTGATCTTCCTGCTGTTCAGCTCGGTGCTGGTGGCCGCGGGCATGAGCCCGCTACAGCCGCCGCCATGGCCCGACGATGTATCACGCAACCTGATCGCCACAGTGCTGACGATCGGCTGGTGGCTGTTCGGCGCGCGCACCGTGACCGTGGTGTTCGGCTTGCTGCTGGTGGCCCGTGGCAGCCATGGCGGGCGCTTGCTGCAGGATGTGCTGGGGGCGCTGATCTTCCTTGCGGCGGTGGTCGCCGCTGCGGGCTATGTGCTGCAACTGCCGGTCAAGGGCCTGCTGGCCACTTCCGGGGTGATGGCCATCGTCATCGGCCTGGCGCTGCAGAGCACCTTGGCCGATGTTTTCAGCGGTATCGTGCTGAACACCACGCGGCCCTATCAGATAGGTGATTCGATCTCCATCGACGGCACCGAAGGCAAGGTGCTGGATATCGACTGGCGCGCCACGCGCCTGCTCACCGGCAGTGGCAGCCTGGCGGTGATCCCCAACTCGGTAGCGGCCAAGGCGCGATTGCTCAACCACAGCCGCCCGGCCGATGTGAACGGGGTGTCGATCTGTGTGGTGGTGCCGGCCAAGGTACGCCCCAGGCGGGTTTTCGATGCCCTGGAGAAAGCCCTGCAGGGCACCAGTGCGATCCTCGCCTCACCCAAGCCCAAGGTCACGGTGAAGGCCTCGACGCTGGAATCGGTGGAATATGAAGCCAGCGGCTTCATCGCTGACATGGGCGGCAAGACCGACGCACGTAACCAGCTGTTCGACCTGGCGCACCGCCACCTGGAAGCCAGCGGAGTGATGTGGAACGTCGACCTGGCCGTGCCGCCACGCAGTCGCCAGCGCGAAGTGCTGGACGAAGTGCGGGTGTTCCGCTCACTCAGCGCTGAGGAACGGGACGCGTTGAGCCAACGCATGACCGCAGTGGAGTACCTGGCCGACCAGGTGATCCTGGAGGTGGGCGAGCAGTCCGATCATTTGCTGGTGATTGGCAGTGGCGTGGTGTCGGCGTCGGTGCGTGATGGTGACAAGCTGCTGGAAGCCGGGCGCATGGGGCCGGGTGAGGTGCTGGGGATCGAGGGGATCATTGATGAAGATGACTCGCTTGCTGAGTTCCGTACCTTGACCAGCTGCGTGCTGTATCGGATCGACAAGGCACAGGTGAAGAGCTGCCTGGAGCAACGGGGCGAGGTGCAGACAGCATTGAGCAAGTTGCAACGGTTCCGGCGCCAGAACCGGGAGTCGCTGTTGCTGCAGAAGCCGGTTTCGATCAAGAAAGGCGGCTTCCTCAGCTGGTTGCACAAATGA
- a CDS encoding methyl-accepting chemotaxis protein: protein MNIADNMAGTERMARDNAQQTRIGRSAMDEASSSLRQIAEALGGTATVMDSLGARSQEIGGIISVITAIAEQTNLLALNAAIEAARAGEQGRGFAVVADEVRGLAARTRQATDEISGMITSIQQQTGHAINTLEQGNQLMQEGLARNDKVAEALARIDEQSRTAGEQFAVISTATQEQSSTATVLSRNLQSIAQANSEQRDVANELAFTARELEGLAAQLRQEVDRFR, encoded by the coding sequence ATGAACATCGCCGACAACATGGCCGGTACCGAGCGCATGGCCCGCGACAACGCTCAGCAGACCCGCATTGGCCGCAGTGCCATGGATGAAGCGTCGAGCTCGCTGCGGCAGATTGCCGAAGCGCTGGGTGGCACCGCCACAGTGATGGACAGCCTTGGCGCACGCTCGCAGGAGATCGGCGGCATCATCAGCGTGATCACCGCGATTGCCGAGCAAACCAACTTGCTGGCGCTCAATGCTGCCATCGAGGCTGCCCGTGCCGGTGAGCAGGGCCGTGGCTTTGCCGTAGTTGCCGATGAGGTGCGCGGGCTGGCCGCGCGCACGCGCCAGGCTACCGATGAGATTTCCGGGATGATCACCAGCATCCAGCAGCAAACCGGGCACGCCATCAATACGCTGGAGCAGGGCAACCAGCTGATGCAGGAAGGGCTGGCGCGCAACGACAAGGTTGCCGAAGCATTGGCGCGGATCGATGAGCAGAGCCGTACGGCGGGTGAGCAGTTTGCCGTGATCAGCACGGCGACCCAGGAGCAGAGCAGCACGGCCACCGTGCTCAGTCGCAACCTGCAGAGCATTGCCCAGGCCAACAGCGAGCAGCGTGATGTGGCCAATGAGCTGGCATTTACCGCGCGGGAGCTGGAAGGCTTGGCGGCGCAGTTGCGTCAGGAAGTGGACCGCTTCCGCTGA